The following is a genomic window from Takifugu rubripes chromosome 13, fTakRub1.2, whole genome shotgun sequence.
CCAGTACCAGATAAATCCTAAAAATAGAAACCTTTTTCTTACAATTCGGAGAAAACAAACTTCTTAAGATCCAACAGTGCAAAATGTGAATTCTTGCAATTTTTCAACTGGTCTTAAAACTTTTGATCAGGAGTGTAAGTGAATATAGAACACATGTTGTTAACTGACAATGACAGCATAATACCATAAATGTATGTATGCCTGCAAGCTCAATAACACACAATGTTCCACATTGTCTAACTTTATACAATGTCTGTTGCCCTTACTGTATAGAATAGAATACATTTAGAATATGACTGGTATTAGGGGTCATCGCCATATCCCACAGCTCCAATCCTGATCTAGATGCTCTTCTTCATTTGCATTTAGATCGATCTACTGGCTGGGAAATGACACCCTCAGGGTGTCTGCTGAGTTGTTTGCGGAGAATCGCCGAAGATTGTGTGCAGGACTGAGGGAAAAAGACGGACTGTTGCCACAGTCAGTGGTGGTGCTGCAGGGAggggaacaaaaacaaagatacTGCACGGACACAGATGTCCTTTTCCGACAGGTATGGAGTCCTTTTGATTTTCAGATCCAAATTTCCATTTGTTGTGCCAGGCTTATGCGTGGGCACCACTTTTGGTGTTTGCCTGCTAAGGTTATTAAATTTGGATTTGGCTACCATAAAGAACTGATATATATCAAAGACAATTAATTATTACTAAACAATTGGATCTGTGTATAAGATTACCTCAGGGCACCATCATTCTGAGAAGGGAAAAACTAATTTGCAAAATCAGCCCCATAAAATACACTAGGTTGTCTATATAGCACTCTGACTAATAATTAAATTAATGGCTACAATCAAAATGACCACAATAACAACAAGTAAAGTTTGAAGGAAGGTCTTGACAGTGTAGAAGTTGGCAGATCTCACTCTTGTGGAACATTAAACGGCCAGCAGGTATGTTTATTAAAAGACAGATTATAAAGACATTTATTAGCAATTAAGGTAAAAACGTACAATCTATTAACAATGTACTTCTATACAaatgtgcgtctgtgtgtgtgaaaatgggCTGCTGAGGCCTAGAGTCCAGGAACAAAGTTCCTCATTGGTTGCCATTTGACCATTTGCTGGCTGAGGACACATGCACGTGTaaaatgtggtgtgtgtgtgtctgtgtgtgttatgaGGTGCCAGGTTGGAGAAAGTTTAGTTTTGCATGAGAGCCTGAGTGTAAGTACGGTATTGCACACTGATGTATTTGTGTTGTTGTGCTCAGTTTAGGGGCCTTAGCTAGGCTAGGCCCAGTTGATGTTACCTGTCTTGTCAGTCTTTGCTGTGTGGTCCTGGTGGTAAACGTTGGAGAAAGACTGGTTGCTCCTCTGAGCTGGCTTTTTAGCTGGTTGGTGGCTAATTGATGGATAGTTTTCTTGCAGTATCTTGGTCATTGCCCTGTAGGCTCTCCCGTCACTGCGATGAGGAAGGACAGCGTAGCAGCTTGTGTTAACAGGCTGCCTGAGACAGATGGCTGCAACTAGGCAGAAAGATAAGGTAGAGGACAAAGGAtggatcatccatccatttatccacaGGGGGTCACTAGAGGCAAGtggagatttttattttttttaagagcCATCCTTAGATGTTTCTATATAACAATAAGACCACCATTTTAGTGTCATGCTTACTTCTCACCTACCCACAGTAATTTTTTGACCACTCCTATATATTTTTAGGAATTGAAATGGCATGCTCTTTTAATATCAGTCTCTATTtgtttcatcctttcatcccaGCATTTGCTATTCTGACAGTGTGAATCAGATTTAGCTTTGAATCCCAAAAGTTTTAACTTAAAGCTGTCTCTCATGGTTTGACTGATTCTTTTCCAGGAGTCTTTCTTCCACTGGACATTTGGAGTAACTGAGCCTGACTGTTATGGCGCCATTGATGTGGACTCGGGGAAATCCATCCTTTTTGTTCCTAAGCTGCCTGAAAGTTATGCAGTTTGGATGGGAGAGTGAGTGGCACCAGCTGTGAACATGACCAGTATTTCATAATGGCTGATGGGTCTCCCCCAGTCTTATATTCCAGAAAGATTACTTATATAAACGTGTTTCTTCATACTAACATTTATAATCTGCGTCCATTTAATTTATGATCATTCATATGTATTTTTGTCATGTACCAGatgtaaacacattaaaatagaaTCGTACAGAGAAAAATATTTTATAAGTTTATGTCTTATCATGttggtaataataatagttttgtAATAGCTATGCTCAAAAATTTCAATATAAGTGTTTGTCCATAATGCTTAACATTACACTTGGATGAAGTGGGCTAAAAGAGATGGCATATTCATGTATTTGAGCATTTATCTGAACTATGTAGTACGTATACATATTGCTTATTTACACATTGTGCATTGTGATCTATTGACAGAATCTACCCAAAAGAGCATTACAAGGAGAAGTATGCAGTTGATGAGGTGCATTACACCTgtgatgtaagtgtgtgtaagtgtgtgtgtgtgtgtaaaagtgcgtgtgtgtgtaagtgtgtgtgctctcaTGGTCCTCTGCCTGTTTTTTGCAGATTGTTGATGTTCTGTCCCTCATGAAACCACAAACCCTTCTGACACTGGTAAAAtagtctcttttcttttctggtaAAATTGAAACTGTACAAACTCTTTTTAAACTGATTGCTGATGCATGGAATTGAAATGCTGATGAATGAAAGATTTTGCATGTCAAGTAAATGTGTCTGTTGCTAAAGAAGAAATGAGCACTTCTCTGGAAGATTTGAAGGGTTTAGTTTGactgttttggattttttttgtattcCTCTTTAATGAAGCGAGGACAAAACACAGATAGTGGGAGCATCACCCGTGAATCCTCCTTCGAAGGAATTAGCCGGTTTGTATGATTTCTAGCACATCACATTAATTCTGTTCAGATATTCTGCATTCTTTCTGTGAAGTTTATGCAGCCACGTGTGAACTACGTATGGGTGATATGGTCCAATGTTCATATAAATAGTATCCTGATTTAACCTTAAGTGAAAAGTTATAATGGTGTGCACAGTGTTTCTGAATTGGTTCTATAGCAGGgctaaattgatttaaaataaaacacaaaaacaaagatataatgtatttttgagAAAATAATTTGAAATTCAGTTTAAATTAGTCTACAGGAGGCTATATGACCAGGTCTGTTTACTTTCAACTGGTAGTGAACATACTTTGCTCACCTTGGCCAAAATGCTAAAAGATTAAGTGATAAACAGGAATTGTGCAGGTTGGCGAACCAATCGTGCCTTCCCTGGTCTGCTTAGGGTCTGCGGTCCCGCTCTGCCTAGTTAATATTTTTGGGAGGTGTGCGGTATTCGCAGACAATAAAATAACTACATAAACCTCTCAAAGCTACGCAGATGGAGAATGAAGTAGCCCTAAGACAGATGCAGTCAGTTAATGTCATCAACCAGTGTTATCAGGATTGGTTTGGAGTCCAAAACTATACTGTAGGCCAAGTTGCTATTATTTATACTGTCTACCCCATATACCACACACCCCTAGTATATAAATATAGACATAGGTATGTGTGTCTAAGTCACATTGAAGAATTGAAGGCTTTCTCTCAGAaatcagacaaaaaaaacacatacattAGCATACAGCCTCAAATCGTGTCACGTTGGCATAGTCACCTCTCTGTTCTACTTACACATTTAAGCCCAGGCCAACTACCCTGTTTAAAAACGTAAGATTGAAGATGATGACAAGTGACTTAAGGCCAATAATCTTATTTCTGTCAGAATAGCAAATGCTGAGATGAAAGGATGAGACAATTTCAAGAATATTTTTTGTTACATCGACCCATAAAAATTGGAATACATTTTGTCAGTTTAATCAAACTCTTGGACTGTTGTTTTCTTAATATCTAGAATAACAATCTTTAAGATCTCTAACCATCTTtgtggttttttcccccttcaggTTCCAAGTCAATAACACGCTTTTACACCCAGTCATGGTCGAATGGTGAGGAATTACAAGCTATTTTTAGTCTTCTGTCATTGTGCCATTGGAAGAATATATTAAATAATCTGATGTGCATTCATCAGAATTAGAAGTCTCTTGCCTTCTGTCTCTGTAGTCGTCTGATTAAGACAGATATGGAGCTGGAGGTCCTTCGCTACACAAACAGGGTTTCCAGCGAAGCTCACAAGATGGTAAGATGCTGCTTTCATTAAGAGTGAAGGAGCCAACTATAACGACAATAGGCTGTCAGAAAAGACTGTTAAGGAAATCATTCATGTCCAGTATAGAGGTTTGCTGAGGTTATTGCAAAGTAGGTTGCCACACTGGTGAAGTGTCTGACACAAAACCAGAGCAGTGATTTCATAGTACTCTTTTACAAATGAGCTAAATGGAAATGCAGACAGTGAGAGAAGAAATGGCACaatgaaacaggaagaggtagagggaaaagagaaaaagctttgCCATTTGAGGTCTAAATCCCAAGATCAAAGAAGCAACACAGTAGCTATCCGAAGATGATAATGAGTACAGGGAAGGAGGACTAGAACTTAAGATAAAAAATGTCATGTAGAAAACGGGTAATAAGCTTCAACCAGATGTGTGATTAACACGTCTGATCCTTCTGTTCCTGCCAAAAACCAAATTGTTGTTCCTGCCAAAAACCAAATTGTTGCACACGTATAACGTCTAACTTCTATAGTATATCtctaaaacatttcttttaaagttCCAAAATGTCCTTTGTAATGACTGAATTCCATATATTATACAATATAATGCTTGTTGCCCACATTTAATCCACATATTGTCTTTAGGTTATGAAGAGTGTCAAGCCTGGACAGAAAGAATATGAAATGGAGAGGTGAATAACTTGACCAACTCTAGTCAACAAATACTCTCTTCTCTTGTTTATATTCACTTGTATAAAATTGCATCCATTTTGTcagatgtttttattcataCATTTGAAAATCAACAGTTTCTCTTCATTTGAGTTTTATATTTGTAGTTGAATTAGAATGTATCGGAACAGCCGTCATTTGCGTGGAACATCTGGGACCCAGAAATCAGTAAACGGCTAATTTTCTGATGGTGTGGATGTGAATGATTGTGTCACTGTGTGGGATAACGATTCAAGTCATAAAAGGCGCAGATTTGGGAAGAGAGCGTTGGTGACCCAGGATTGCTTCTTTCCTTGCTGGTTGTTTCATTGCCATTTTTATCTGTTGCAGCCTGTTCCAGCATTATTGCTACAAGAAAGGTGGAATGCGCCACACCTCTTACACCTGCATTTGTGGAACGTAAGGATGTGTTCTTGAATAATATCTGCCTATTTCTGAGTAAAATACCGTCGTTTTTCTTTCATATATTGGTTcaatatttgtctttttatgcCACAAAGTCAGTTAAGGAAGCTGCATTGTGTCTACTGAAAAAAGTAAAGAGGTTTATAGTCTCTTCCATGTATTCTGTTTTGAAATAGAGATTTAAATACAATTAGTTTACTTTCACAATATGCATATGATTTTGACTCAGTTTTCTGCTAGTTTCTTCTTATTATTTTATATGTGTCATTTAATAACAGGGGCAATAACTCATCTGTTCTCCACTATGGTCATGCTGGAGCTCCAAATGACAAGACAATCCTGGATGGTGACATGTGGTGAGAAGCTTttagagtttgttttttttagggaAAGAAATTAACCGTgataataattacagttaaaaCAGTTTAGTTCTTTTGTCACCTGCAGTCTTTTTGACATGGGGGGAGAGTACTACTGTTACACTTCAGACATTACCTGCTCCTTCCCAGCCAATGGCAAGTTCACCCCAGACCAGAGAGCCATCTATAAGGCTGTCCTCAAATCCTCCAGAACTGTGCTGGCTGCCATCAAACCGGGTGATCCTCTAATTCAGTTTAATTATGTGCGTTTTTTAACGGTCTCATCTCAGGAGTCTTGCAGATAATGAAAAACTTTTTGGTGAAGGTGTGAAATGGACTGACATGCACCGTCTGGCTGACCGGGTtcacctggaggagctggtgaagATTGGTATTCTGACAGGAAATGTGGATGACATGATAAAGCATCACATTGGTTCCATCTTCATGCCTCATGGCCTGGGACACCTGCTTGGCATTGATGTGCATGATGTTGGTGGATATCCTGAGGTGAGAGACTCCAGATattggagaagaaaacaatcCTTATCCTTCATTATTGATGTCATTAATCATAGAGACATTTGAGGGTGGAAGAGGCCAGGACAGCTACCGCCGTGCATAGATAATTGACCAAACTCTGTTGGAGGTTTTGTGCCAGTCAAACTTTCAAGTCATGGTTAATGAGCTGAACCCATGTTTTtaagcttctgctgctggaggagagaaagtTTGATCTTTGAACATGGACTTACAGTCTCAGCCTGAATTGGTGATTGAGCAAGTTCCGTGTTATGTTGCCTGAAGTGATGTTTCCCAGCAACAACTGTATTCAAGGACATCCTCTGTTCAGATACACAGCTTTTATACTGTAACATAAAATGTACGGTGTTGTAAGATTGCTGGAGATTAAAATTAATTTTGACCATGATTCTATTTATCAAAACGCTACAAATGTGAAATTATGAGAGAGCATTTTATGCACTTTCCTGCTCTGTGAGCCAGGGTGTGGAACGTATTGCTGAGCCTGGGCTGAAAAGCCTCCGCATGGGCCGTCTGGTGCAGGAGAGGATGGTCCTCACTGTGGAGCCTGGCATTTATTTCATCAGCCACCTTCTGGACCAGGCCCTGGCTGACCCCACCCAGAGCTGCTTCATCAATAACCAGGTGTTGGCTCGCTTCCGCAACTTTGGAGGGGTGAGTCTTTCTGCAAAATCTATTTTGGTTTGTTCAGAGGACTGAAGTTTGATCACTTTGTAGTCCTAAGAACCTTTAACTTAATGAAAATATGGACTTGATTTTGTGCACAGGTTCGCATTGAAGATGACATTGCAGTCACAGCTGATGGGATCGAActtctcacctgtgtccctcGAACTGTTGAGGAGATCGAGGCGTTTATGGCTGACTCTGCAAAAACATTCAGCCCCATCGCAGCAGACTTCAAGTGATTTTTCAATATTCTTTAATAAAACATTCATGTTCTCTCTGTCACATCTCATTAAAAACGGCAGTAAAACACTTTTATTCAACAATAACTATAACTACTTTCAGACAAAATCTTTAAAGCTTGTGATAAGAAAAATGACCTACACTTTTTACGATTATAAAactcttaatttttttttttttaaagtgatttgaaaataaacagtttAAAGCTGCATTaagctttaaatgttttgtggtttttgtttgattgattttgtAGCTACAGGGGTTAGCCCTGTCTTGTCATGAAATCTGTAATAGATTTGTTTCCAACAACGGCACCCTGGGAAGTGTACcttgagaattttttttttttttttaaatgttaatgtcctggtgccaagtgcacatgtggacgcctttatgcctgaacaaggtgtttgttatggacaatctgagacgagcacagaagtccaataacaaaacaccacttgggttcagatcagggggggcgttcttcccaatcacacctatCCAGGttacactgtcattgccaacttgagcattgaagtcacccaggaggacgaaggagcccccagaaggagcactctccagcactccctctaaggact
Proteins encoded in this region:
- the pepd gene encoding xaa-Pro dipeptidase; amino-acid sequence: MAAAPRSIYWLGNDTLRVSAELFAENRRRLCAGLREKDGLLPQSVVVLQGGEQKQRYCTDTDVLFRQESFFHWTFGVTEPDCYGAIDVDSGKSILFVPKLPESYAVWMGEIYPKEHYKEKYAVDEVHYTCDIVDVLSLMKPQTLLTLRGQNTDSGSITRESSFEGISRFQVNNTLLHPVMVECRLIKTDMELEVLRYTNRVSSEAHKMVMKSVKPGQKEYEMESLFQHYCYKKGGMRHTSYTCICGTGNNSSVLHYGHAGAPNDKTILDGDMCLFDMGGEYYCYTSDITCSFPANGKFTPDQRAIYKAVLKSSRTVLAAIKPGVKWTDMHRLADRVHLEELVKIGILTGNVDDMIKHHIGSIFMPHGLGHLLGIDVHDVGGYPEGVERIAEPGLKSLRMGRLVQERMVLTVEPGIYFISHLLDQALADPTQSCFINNQVLARFRNFGGVRIEDDIAVTADGIELLTCVPRTVEEIEAFMADSAKTFSPIAADFK